From Emcibacteraceae bacterium, the proteins below share one genomic window:
- a CDS encoding tetratricopeptide repeat protein: MSKILKIAALLALVFISWNLLSKKSFDEGLIAYRSGDYKTAYDIFIDEAENGNINAAYNVGYMYKNALAVDQDLAAAIKWYKEAGDGGHAVAQNELGQMAKNGEGMPVDYDEAMSWFLKSADQGYFGAQFNIGQMFYQGTGVEQSYEQAFSWYILAAGQGMTAAQRSLGVMYKMGQGTLQSNLYSFMWLYIAKERGDGPAASLLDSYTKDMDVDTVTQAITLANQWIANHPS, translated from the coding sequence ATGAGCAAGATATTAAAAATTGCCGCTCTGCTTGCGCTTGTTTTTATTTCGTGGAACTTGTTAAGTAAAAAAAGTTTCGATGAAGGGCTTATTGCCTATCGTAGCGGCGATTATAAAACCGCCTATGATATTTTTATTGATGAAGCTGAGAATGGCAATATTAATGCCGCCTATAATGTCGGCTATATGTATAAAAATGCACTTGCCGTTGATCAGGATCTGGCAGCAGCCATAAAATGGTATAAAGAAGCCGGAGATGGCGGCCATGCCGTTGCCCAGAATGAACTGGGGCAGATGGCCAAAAACGGTGAAGGAATGCCGGTTGATTATGATGAAGCCATGTCATGGTTTTTAAAATCAGCCGATCAGGGATATTTCGGTGCACAGTTTAATATCGGTCAGATGTTCTATCAGGGGACCGGCGTTGAGCAAAGTTATGAACAGGCGTTTAGCTGGTATATTCTGGCTGCAGGGCAGGGCATGACCGCCGCGCAAAGAAGTCTTGGTGTTATGTATAAAATGGGTCAGGGAACACTGCAAAGTAATCTGTATTCATTCATGTGGCTTTATATTGCAAAAGAACGCGGTGATGGTCCTGCCGCCAGTTTACTTGATAGCTATACCAAAGATATGGATGTTGATACCGTAACCCAGGCAATCACCCTTGCCAATCAATGGATTGCCAATCATCCTTCGTGA